The following proteins are co-located in the Haliotis asinina isolate JCU_RB_2024 chromosome 13, JCU_Hal_asi_v2, whole genome shotgun sequence genome:
- the LOC137259496 gene encoding P-selectin glycoprotein ligand 1-like, which translates to MIARLANAAPVTIAQVMTAPVTTAPVMTAPGRIAPETTEPVTTKSVMTEPVTIAPVMTKPVTIAPVMTKPVTTAPLMTAPVTTEPVTTEPVRIAPATTEPATIAPATTEPVMTEPVRIAPETTEPVTTKPVMTAPVRIAPVTNAPVMTKPVTTAPVMTALVTTEPVMTAPVTTEPETTKPVTIAPETTEPVTT; encoded by the coding sequence ATGATCGCTCGTTTGGCCAATGCGGCACCAGTGACGATTGCACAAGTGATGACGGCACCAGTGACGACTGCACCAGTGATGACTGCACCAGGGAGGATTGCACCAGAGACGACTGAACCAGTGACTACTAAGTCAGTGATGACTGAACCAGTGACGATTGCACCAGTGATGACTAAACCAGTGACGATTGCACCAGTGATGACTAAACCAGTGACGACTGCACCACTGATGACTGCACCAGTGACGACTGAACCAGTGACGACTGAACCAGTGAGGATTGCACCAGCGACGACTGAACCCGCGACGATTGCACCAGCGACGACTGAACCAGTGATGACTGAACCAGTGAGGATTGCACCAGAGACGACTGAACCAGTGACGACTAAACCAGTGATGACTGCACCAGTGAGGATTGCACCAGTGACGAATGCACCAGTGATGACTAAACCAGTGACGACTGCACCAGTGATGACGGCACTAGTGACGACTGAACCAGTGATGACTGCACCAGTGACGACTGAACCAGAGACGACTAAACCAGTGACGATTGCACCAGAGACGACTGAACCAGTGACGACTTAA
- the LOC137259497 gene encoding glucoside xylosyltransferase 2-like, with protein MRCRRYELQAFRGQTIRGAGVMMWSRSEVTPFYDLDTYEAAYRFIGKDKVTMKLREERFSFTSNHETGDSKQVSPEGIHLALASCGEGLEEVKVLVKSVLLFSRHVTFHVFSDTPSQQPLCDHIKSLPEIYRKQFKFHVYNATFPLGSYEWRNMFLPCSSQRLFLPYIIPNVTRLIYVDTDVIFLSPVDNLWGQFDHFNKSHIAALVQESEDITYDWYKRIAKTPYYGKLGLNSGVMLMDLVRLREHQWLEKIINYFKEYLPKLLLGDQDLINIYFYFEPEKVYVCSCEWNYRSHHCQYPTPRSRCPPALKDGAHILHGAGQRFQGLKYPALKAVYTAFQSHRLGLDTKADLLRSIKTRLKGARSSCGSMPEAFYKRIEEQINLSPIVH; from the exons ATGAGGTGTAGACGATACGAGTTGCAAGCGTTTAGAGGTCAGACGATACGAGGTGCAGGCGTTATGATGTGGAGCCGTTCTGAGGTCACACCCTTTTATGACTTGGATACCTATGAGGCAGCATATAGGTTTATTGGAAAGGATAAGGTCACAATGAAGCTCAGAGAAGAGAG GTTCTCATTCACGTCCAACCACGAGACGGGAGACTCCAAACAGGTCAG TCCAGAAGGAATACATCTAGCCCTGGCCTCATGCGGTGAGGGGCTTGAAGAAGTCAAAGTTCTGGTCAAGTCTGTCCTGCTGTTTTCTCGTCACGTCACATTCCACGTGTTTAGCGATACCCCTTCACAACAGCCTCTATGTGATCAT ATCAAGTCCTTACCGGAAATATATAGAAAGCAGTTCAAGTTCCACGTCTACAATGCGACATTTCCACTTGGCTCGTATGAATGGAGGAACATGTTTTTGCCGTGTTCATCTCAAAGGCTGTTTTTGCCG TACATAATACCAAACGTCACCAGGCTCATCTACGTGGACACGGATGTCATATTCCTCAGTCCCGTGGATAATCTATGGGGCCAGTTTGACCATTTTAACAAGTCTCATATAGCTGCGCTAGTTCAAGAATCGGAAGACATCACGTACGACTGGTACAAGAGGATTGCAAAGACTCCATACTATGGAAAACTAG GACTCAACTCTGGCGTTATGCTGATGGATCTTGTACGACTGAGAGAGCACCAATGGCTGGAGAAGATAATAAACTATTTCAAGGAATATCTTCCCAAACTGTTGCTTGGTGACCAAGACCTCATCAACATATATTTCTATTTTGAACCAG AAAAGGTGTACGTATGTTCGTGTGAGTGGAACTACAGGTCACATCATTGTCAATATCCAACACCACGATCTCGATGTCCGCCAGCTCTGAAAGATGGCGCACACATCCTCCACGGCGCCGGACAACGATTCCAGGGATTGAAATATCCCGCCCTCAAAGCCGTATATACAGCTTTTCAGTCT CATCGACTGGGACTCGACACAAAGGCAGACCTACTGAGGAGTATTAAAACACGTCTTAAAGGCGCTAGAAGCAGTTGTGGAAGCATGCCGGAAGCATTTTATAAGAGAATTGAGGAACAGATCAATTTATCACCTATAGTGCATTAA